Below is a window of Streptomyces sp. NBC_00223 DNA.
AAAGCGGTCATGGTGACTTGTTCGTAGCTTAGGTCACATTATGGACACGCGGTTCGGGATGGCGGCGCCGACGACGGGCGCGCCCACCGGTTCGTATGGGGCTTCGAGCGTCCACCGCCAGCGGCCGTCACCTTCATGAGGGTGGCGGCTCATCCCGGAAACGGATGGCCCATGCGACCCTTCCGCCTGTCACGCCGAAAGCCCTCGCTCCGCAAGCCCTCGCTCCGCTCGGCCGAGCGCACACTCGCCGGCGCCGGCACTCTCGCGCTGCTGGGCGCCGCCGCCCTGACCGGTCTCGCGCCCGGTGTCAGCTCCGCCTCCAGCCACCGCGAGGCGCCGCTGATCGCGGGTGACCCGAAGGCCGACAACACCGATGTCTACGCCTTCACCAGCCCGGACAACCCGGACACCGTGACGATGGTGGCCGACTGGATTCCGTTCGAGGAGCCCAACGGCGGCCCGAACTTCTACCCGTTCGCCAACGACGCCCACTACAACATCAAGATCGACAGCAACGGCGACGGCAGGGCCGACACGACCTACACCTGGTCGTTCACCGACCATCTGCGCGACGGCCAGAACCAGTTCCTCTACAACACCGGCGTCGTCAACAACCTGAACGACCCGACCCTGAACTTCCGCCAGACCTACACCCTCACCCGGACCGACGCCCGCGGCGACGTCACGACGCTGCTCGACAACGCGGCCGCCGCTCCCTCGAACGTCGGCAAGGCGTCGATGCCCGACTACGCCTCGCTGCGCAAGCAGGCCATCACACCGCTGCCGGGCGGCGGCCAGACCCTCGCGGGGCAGACCTCCGACCCGTTCTTCGCCGACCTGCGGATCTTCGACCTGCTCTACGGCGGCAACCTCAAGGAGACCGGCCACAACACACTCGCCGGCTACAACGTCAACACCATCGTCCTCCAGGTCCCCAAGAAGGACCTCGCCCTGAACGGTGACGCCACCCGCAACCCCGTCGTCGGGATCTGGTCCACCACCGACCGCCAGGGCGCCGCGGTCACCGGAACCGTGAGCAAGGGCTCCGAGGGCGGGACGGCCTCACACGCCAGCAGCGGTGACACGCAGGGCAAGGACACCGCGCAGGCCCCGGGCAAGGACGGACAGAGCGGGTGGCACCAGGTCTCCCGGCTCGGCAATCCGCTGGTCAACGAGGTTGTCGTGCCGCTGAACTACAAGGACGCCTTCAACTCGATCAGCCCCGACGTGGACCACACCGTCACCCCGGTCGTGAACGCGGTCAAGGACCCGATCGTGCCGAAGCTGATCCAGAGCATCTACGGGATCCCCGCGCCCGCGACCCCCCGCAACGACCTGGTGGAGATCTTCCTCACCGGCATCTGCAAGGCCTGCGGACCCATCGACGCCGACCTCAACTCGCAACTGCTCAACGCCGACGTGAACAAGAACGGCTTCACCGCGTCCGAGGAACTGCGGCTCAACATGGGTGTCGCGCCCACCGCGAACCCCAACCGGCTCGGTGTGCTCGGCGGCGACCTCCAGGGCTTCCCCAACGGCCGCCGCCTCGACGACGATGTCGTCGACATCGAACTCCAGGCCCTCGAAGGCGCTGCCCAGACCGGCACGATCGTGCCCGCGCTCGCCGCGGGCGACGGCGTCAACACCCCGTACCGCCGGCCCGGCGCGACCTTCCCGTACGTGGCGCTGCCCAACACCGCCGCGGTCAACCAGGCCGACTCCCTCCAGCCCGGCGGCGGCGTCGGAGCCGGCTTCGGCGGCACCGCGTTCAAGGACGGCTTCCCCGTCGTGCCCGCGGTCGCGGCCGGTGGCGGCGCACTGCTGGCCTGCGCGGGCGTCATGGCCCTGCGCCGGCGTCGCGTGAGCCGGGTGTGACCGTCCCGGCAGACCCCGGCTGTCCGCCCTCCGCACCGGGGGGCGGACAGCCGGGGTCACCCCGGCGGCCGCCGAGGCGACCGGTCGCCTCGGCGGCCGTGGCCCTGGGCATGGCGCTGACGGCGGCCGGGAGCTGCGCGCTCGTCGTCCGGCCCGAGCCCCCCGCCGAGGCGGACATAGGGACGCTGCCCGTCGCCCGGCCCACCGGGTCCGTGCCCGCCCCCGCTCCCGCCGCGCCCCCGCCGACCCGGATACGCATCGCGCGGATCGCCCTCAGCGACCCGCTCGTCGGGCTCGATGTGCAGCAGGACGGCCACCTCGCCGCCCCGCAGGACCCCGACCAGGTCGGCTGGTGGAGCGACGGCCCCCGGCCGGGAGACCGGGGCGCGGCGATAGTCGTCGGCCACGTCGACTCTGTGACCGGTCCCGCCGCCTTCTACAACGTCTCGTCACTGCGCCCCGGTGACGGGATAACCATCGACCGCGCCGACCGTTCCCGCGTCACCTTCACCGTCAGAGCACTGCGCCAGTACGACAAGGACGCCTTCCCCGACAACGAGGTGTACGCGGCGACCGGCCCGCCCTCCCTGCGCCTGATCACCTGCGGGGGCCCCTACGACCGCGAGCACGGCGGTTACCGCGACAACCTCGTCGTCTACGCCACCCTCGCCTCGCCACACCCCCCGACCGTGCCCACCCGGAGCGGAAATTGACCCTGCATCACCGCCGACGCCACTCGCGTCGACGCACCCTGCTGTCCGCCGGCGCCTCCACGGTCCTGGGCGTCGGGCTCTTCCTCGCCGGCGGTCTCGGCCTGGCATCCTGGCCGGCCGCACCGACCGGCACCGGTGCCGCCGCGGGCACCGAAGGCGGCGCCCCGGCCGCTGCGGCGGACCCGCTGGCCGCGGACATCAGGGCTGTACAGGCCCACCTGCGGCAGACCCCCGGCGACGCCGTCGCCCTCGGCACCCTCGGCCTGGACTACGTCCAGCAGGCCAAGGCCACCGCGGACCCGACGTACTACCCCAAGGCCGAAGGCGTACTCACCCGCTCCCTGGCCCTCCAACCGGCGGGCAACTTCACCGCGATGGGCGGCATGGCCGCACTCGAAGCCGGTCGCCACCACTTCGCCCAGGCGCTGACCTGGGCGCAACGCGCCATCGCCGCCAACCCCTACAACGCGTCCCTCTACGGCACCCTCGCCGACGCCCGCACCCAGCTCGGCCGCTACCCGGAAGCCGCGGAGGCCGTCCAGCACATGGTGGACCTGCGCCCCGGCTCGCCGTCGCTGTCCCGCGCCTCCTACGTGGCGGAACTGCGCGGCGACATCTCCACCGCCCGCACCGACATGCGGCGCGCGCTCAACGACGCGGCCGGCCCCGCCGACCAGGCGTTCGCCTACTACTACCTCGGTGAACTCGCCTTCAACAACGGCGACCCCGCCACCGAACTGACCGAGGCGGACGCCGGCCTCCGGGCCGCCCCCACCTACACCGCCCTGCTCCAGGCCAGAGCGCACGCGGAAGCCGCCCTCGGGAAGACCGACGCCGCCGTCGCCGACCTCACCCGGGCCGTCCGGCGCGTCCCCCAGCCCGAATACGTCCTCCAGCTCGGCGAGTTGTACCAGTCGCTCGGCCGCACCAAGGAAGCCGACCAGCAGTACCAGGTCTTCCGCGCCGAACAGCGGCTCTTCGCCGCCAACGGTGTCGCCCTGGACTCGGACGCCGCACTCTTCGAAACCGACCACGGCAACGTCCAGCAGGCCCTGGCCATCGCCCGCAAGGGCCTCGCCACCCGCCCCTTCATGGACACCCACGACGCACTGGCCTGGGCACTCCATGCCAACGGCCAGGACCAGGAGGCCCTGGCGGAATCCGACCAGGCCCTCGCCCAGGGCACCCGCAACGCCCTCTTCCACTACCACCGGGCGATGATCCACCAAGCCCTCGGCGACACCTCCGCGGCCCGTACCGACCTGACCCGGGCCCTCGCGATCAACCCCCACTTCAGCCCGCTGCAAGCACCCCGAGCGCGTGCGGCCCTCGCGGCGCTGCGGTAGGGCACCCCTCGCCTTCAGGTCCGGCGGCTTCAGCGCTTCGCGGGTGCACACGATCGAGGTGCCGCCGGGGGCCGGGCGCGGGTCGAAAGGCGGGCCAACCGCACGGCGTGTCAGGCCCCTCCAGTGGTCACAGGCCGAGCTTGCTGAGGCGGTCCTCGTACTGGATGGTGAGGTCCTCGGGCTCGTCGGCCGGGTTGTGCCACATGCTGTCCAGTTCGGACCGTACGGCGGCGGGCAGTGCTTCGTAGCGTCGGGTCCAGGAGTCGCCGTCCGGCATCCAGTAGCCGACGACCTTGAAGCGCTCGGCGGGAAGCCGCAACTCCTTGCGCAGATAGCGGCGTACGGCGCGCAGGGCGTCGGTCTGACCGGCGACCCATACGTAGCCGCCGGTCAGGTCCGTGCCGGGCGGGATCGCGGCGCCGACCAGTTCGGCCAGGCGGCTGGGGCCGTGGCCGTTGCCGCCGTAGGTCCAGGTCGCCCGGACGCCGTGCCGGTCCGGGAGCGGCTGGACGCAGGAAGGGTCGGGGACTTCGAGGACGGCCCGGGTCGTGACGCGGTCCGGACTGTTCTCGATGAGGCGTCCGACGGCGGGCAGACCGCTCAGGTCGGAGACCAGGACCTGCCAGGCGAGGTCGGCCGGGGGACTGTAGAGGCCAGTGGGAGAGTTGAGGCCGATCACGTCGCCGGGGCGGGCGGCGGCGGCCCAGCCGGACGCCGTCCCGTGGCCGTGCAGCACGAAGTCGACGTCGATCTCGCCGGCCTCCGGGCGGGCGGACCGGATGGTGTACGTGCGTACGGGGGCTGTCGGCCGCCCTTCAGGGGTCCGCCAGCCGCCGTTGTCCGTCGGGTCGGGCAGGGAGACATCGGTGCGGTCGGGGCCGTGGGGGAAGAACAGTCGGACGTACTCGTCGCCGACGCCCGTGGACGTGAACGCGGCGAGGCCCTCGCCGTGGAACGTGACGCGGACCATGGTCGTGGTGAGCGGCCGGACGCGGGCCACCACGGCGCGGTGGATGGTCATGGGTGCTGCTCCTTCGGGTACGGGCACGGGTGCGGGTTCGTGTGCGGGTGCGGGTACAGGTGCGGGTGCGGGTTCGGGTTCGTGTGCGGGTTCGTGTGCGGCAACGGGTCGGTGGTGGTCGTCACGGCTGCCGGGCGCCGCCGGTACCGGCGGCGGCGCCGGTGTACGCGTGCCAGAGGGCGGCGTACTCCCCCGCGGAGGCCAGCAGTTCGCCGTGTGTGCCCTGCTCGGCGACCTCGCCACGCCGGAGGATGAGGATGCGGTCCGCGTCGCGCGCCTGTTCCAGGCGGTGCGCCACGATCACGCTGGTGCGTCCGCGGATGACGCGTTCGAGAGCCGTCCGGAGCAGCACGCGGGTCTGCGGACCGGACTGTGCGGTGGCCTCGTCGAGGACGACGACGTCCGGGTCGGCGATCAGCACGCGGGCCAGCGCGAGGTGCTGGACCGATCCGTCGTCGAGAGGGGTGCCGCCGGCGCCGAGGACGGTGTCGAGCCCGCACTCCGGCCCCAGCGCCCAGCCGGCTCCGGTCTCGTGCAGGGCGCGGCGGAGTTCGTCGTCGGTGGCGGTGGGCCGGGCGATCCTCAGGTTGTCCGCCAGGGTGCCGCCGAACAGATGGATCTCCTGGGTGACCAGATACCGGGACGGGGTCCGGGCCGCCTCCCCTTCTCCGATGGTGATCTCTCCGCGGTCCGGTTCGCCCAGGCCCGCGATCAGATGGGCCAGCGTGCTCTTGCCGGAGCCGCTGGCGCCGACGAGCGCGAGGCTCGTACCGGGGGGTACGTGGAGCGAGACATCGCGCAGGGCGTGGCGTGTGCCGTCGTACGAGAACGAGACGCCCTTCACGTCGATCGCCGGGCGGTGGCGCGTACCCGCCGCGGCGGACCGCTGACGGCCGCCGCCGGTGCTGTTGCCGCCGTCGCGGCCCAGGCCGGTGACGCCCAGGTCGGTGATACCGACGAGCCGTGACAGCCCGGCCGTCGCCCGCTGGATGTCGTCCAGGCTCCCCAGCAGCGCCCCGACAGGGCCGAAGAGTCGGTGGAAGTAGAGGGCCGCCGCCGTGGCTGCGCCCACCGAGACGGCCCCGGAGCCGAGGAGCGCGAAGCCCGTGACGAGCAGGGCGGCGAGGCCGAAGAACTCCGCCGCGTTGAGCAGGCCCGTGAACCGGTTGCGCAGCCGTACACCGTCGCGCTGCCGTGCGATGGCCAGTTCGCTGTGTTCGGCCAGCTCGCCGAGGTGCCGGCCCTGGGTCCGGTACGTGCGGATCGTCTCGGCGCCGTGCACCGCCTCGATGACGGACTGGCCGCGTGCGGACTCCAACCGGCGGATGTCCCCGTACACGAGGTGCGAGCGGGCCAGGAACTGGCGGGTGGCGAATATGTGGACGGGCAGGCAGATCAGGCCGGCGAGTGCCAGTCGGAAGTCGAGGGCCGCGAGGCCCACCAGGCTCAGGCCGATGGTGAAGCTCGCGTTGGTGACGTCGGGAAGCACGTCGGAGGCCGCTTCGGAGATCGCTTCGACATCGCGTGTCACACGGGAGACGACATCGGAACTGTCCGAGGACTCCCGCGTGCTGGCCGGGAGGTGGACCGCGGTCTCGAACACGTCCTCGCGCAGGGCGGCGAGTACGCCCTGGACGAGGACGACCAGCATCCGGCCGCCTGCGTAGGCGAGTGCGGCTCCGGTGACGGCGACGAGCACGAGGACGACGCCGAGCGCCGTGATGCGGCCCTGCCCGCCCCTGTCCGCGACGGCGTCCACCATGCCGCCGAGGACCGCGGGGGTGGTGAGGGTGACGGCCGTACCGCCGAGCAGGGTGAGCAGCGAAACGGCGAGTCGGCCGCGGTGCGCGCCGAGCCGGCGGACCAGTTCCTCGCGGGTGCGGCGGGGACCGGCGATGGGCAGGGTGCCTTGCGCGGGGGTCACCTGGTGGTTCCGTTCGGTTCGGGGTGGGCGCCGCCGAGGTCGACGACCCGGTCGCAGGCGGAGAGAAGGATCCGGCTGGTGGTGATCAGGAGCGTCGTGGCGGGCAGGCCGCGCAGCCCTTCGGCGAT
It encodes the following:
- a CDS encoding siderophore-interacting protein is translated as MTIHRAVVARVRPLTTTMVRVTFHGEGLAAFTSTGVGDEYVRLFFPHGPDRTDVSLPDPTDNGGWRTPEGRPTAPVRTYTIRSARPEAGEIDVDFVLHGHGTASGWAAAARPGDVIGLNSPTGLYSPPADLAWQVLVSDLSGLPAVGRLIENSPDRVTTRAVLEVPDPSCVQPLPDRHGVRATWTYGGNGHGPSRLAELVGAAIPPGTDLTGGYVWVAGQTDALRAVRRYLRKELRLPAERFKVVGYWMPDGDSWTRRYEALPAAVRSELDSMWHNPADEPEDLTIQYEDRLSKLGL
- a CDS encoding ABC transporter ATP-binding protein, whose product is MTPAQGTLPIAGPRRTREELVRRLGAHRGRLAVSLLTLLGGTAVTLTTPAVLGGMVDAVADRGGQGRITALGVVLVLVAVTGAALAYAGGRMLVVLVQGVLAALREDVFETAVHLPASTRESSDSSDVVSRVTRDVEAISEAASDVLPDVTNASFTIGLSLVGLAALDFRLALAGLICLPVHIFATRQFLARSHLVYGDIRRLESARGQSVIEAVHGAETIRTYRTQGRHLGELAEHSELAIARQRDGVRLRNRFTGLLNAAEFFGLAALLVTGFALLGSGAVSVGAATAAALYFHRLFGPVGALLGSLDDIQRATAGLSRLVGITDLGVTGLGRDGGNSTGGGRQRSAAAGTRHRPAIDVKGVSFSYDGTRHALRDVSLHVPPGTSLALVGASGSGKSTLAHLIAGLGEPDRGEITIGEGEAARTPSRYLVTQEIHLFGGTLADNLRIARPTATDDELRRALHETGAGWALGPECGLDTVLGAGGTPLDDGSVQHLALARVLIADPDVVVLDEATAQSGPQTRVLLRTALERVIRGRTSVIVAHRLEQARDADRILILRRGEVAEQGTHGELLASAGEYAALWHAYTGAAAGTGGARQP
- a CDS encoding DUF4331 domain-containing protein, translating into MRPFRLSRRKPSLRKPSLRSAERTLAGAGTLALLGAAALTGLAPGVSSASSHREAPLIAGDPKADNTDVYAFTSPDNPDTVTMVADWIPFEEPNGGPNFYPFANDAHYNIKIDSNGDGRADTTYTWSFTDHLRDGQNQFLYNTGVVNNLNDPTLNFRQTYTLTRTDARGDVTTLLDNAAAAPSNVGKASMPDYASLRKQAITPLPGGGQTLAGQTSDPFFADLRIFDLLYGGNLKETGHNTLAGYNVNTIVLQVPKKDLALNGDATRNPVVGIWSTTDRQGAAVTGTVSKGSEGGTASHASSGDTQGKDTAQAPGKDGQSGWHQVSRLGNPLVNEVVVPLNYKDAFNSISPDVDHTVTPVVNAVKDPIVPKLIQSIYGIPAPATPRNDLVEIFLTGICKACGPIDADLNSQLLNADVNKNGFTASEELRLNMGVAPTANPNRLGVLGGDLQGFPNGRRLDDDVVDIELQALEGAAQTGTIVPALAAGDGVNTPYRRPGATFPYVALPNTAAVNQADSLQPGGGVGAGFGGTAFKDGFPVVPAVAAGGGALLACAGVMALRRRRVSRV
- a CDS encoding class F sortase, yielding MALGMALTAAGSCALVVRPEPPAEADIGTLPVARPTGSVPAPAPAAPPPTRIRIARIALSDPLVGLDVQQDGHLAAPQDPDQVGWWSDGPRPGDRGAAIVVGHVDSVTGPAAFYNVSSLRPGDGITIDRADRSRVTFTVRALRQYDKDAFPDNEVYAATGPPSLRLITCGGPYDREHGGYRDNLVVYATLASPHPPTVPTRSGN
- a CDS encoding tetratricopeptide repeat protein, yielding MTLHHRRRHSRRRTLLSAGASTVLGVGLFLAGGLGLASWPAAPTGTGAAAGTEGGAPAAAADPLAADIRAVQAHLRQTPGDAVALGTLGLDYVQQAKATADPTYYPKAEGVLTRSLALQPAGNFTAMGGMAALEAGRHHFAQALTWAQRAIAANPYNASLYGTLADARTQLGRYPEAAEAVQHMVDLRPGSPSLSRASYVAELRGDISTARTDMRRALNDAAGPADQAFAYYYLGELAFNNGDPATELTEADAGLRAAPTYTALLQARAHAEAALGKTDAAVADLTRAVRRVPQPEYVLQLGELYQSLGRTKEADQQYQVFRAEQRLFAANGVALDSDAALFETDHGNVQQALAIARKGLATRPFMDTHDALAWALHANGQDQEALAESDQALAQGTRNALFHYHRAMIHQALGDTSAARTDLTRALAINPHFSPLQAPRARAALAALR